The Betta splendens chromosome 7, fBetSpl5.4, whole genome shotgun sequence genome includes a window with the following:
- the LOC114858926 gene encoding amphoterin-induced protein 3 translates to MPRVTSATPATPATSARGPARLLLMLGLLRASELTCPPMCLCISDTASCSSSGLAKLPLTLPSFSVTLDLSHNHLTWLASGSFSHMPRLENLRMGHNYLSSLRPGAFHNATGLRHLDLSSNRLKVVEPHYFQGLWRLEELLLYNNKITQVEAGALSGLSSLKKVYFSLNQITHFPFFSIREHSHPFLAMLDLSSNRLARLPWEEVKALPGLLQRGLYLHNNSMICDCSMYSVLWRWDAWGYDALRDFREQHVCSIAGDPRASIRLLQQPRYFNNCTVERASAQPVAVLLSNVHVSEGSRLLLDCPTPLSGADLSFSWLSPRLGPVSAAEPLLHLFANGTLEIREAAVNDSGLYVCTAVDAGQSLNATREVNVTVVPGEADSFSTGYTTLLGCLVTMLLILMYLYLTPCRCGCCKQPKPPFIPIVTYDPGAFPYSASEPPKSQSSKHVAFMEPMTGDAGAEWTPES, encoded by the coding sequence ATGCCCCGTGTGACCTCTGCGACCCCTGCGACCCCTGCGACCTCTGCACGGGGCCCCGCCCGCCTCCTGCTGATGCTCGGTCTCCTCCGGGCCTCGGAGCTCACCTGTCCACCCATGTGCCTGTGCATCTCCGACACCgcgagctgcagctccagcggccTCGCTAAGCTGCCTCTGACCCTGCCGTCCTTCTCCGTCACCCTGGACCTCAGCCACAACCACCTCACCTGGCTGGCGTCAGGCAGCTTCTCCCACATGCCGCGGCTGGAGAACCTGCGCATGGGCCACAATTACCTGAGCTCCCTCCGTCCCGGCGCCTTCCACAACGCCACTGGCCTCAGGCACCTGGACCTGTCCTCCAACCGGCTGAAGGTGGTGGAGCCGCACTACTTCCAggggctgtggaggctggaggagctccTCCTCTACAATAACAAGATCACGCAGGTGGAGGCGGGCGCGCTGAGCGGCCTGAGCAGCCTGAAGAAGGTCTACTTCAGCCTCAACCAGATCACGCACTTCCCCTTTTTCTCCATCCGCGAGCACAGCCACCCCTTCCTGGCCATGCTGGACCTGTCGTCCAACCGCCTGGCGCGTCTGCCCTGGGAGGAGGTCAAGGCGCTGCCGGGGCTGCTGCAGCGCGGCCTCTACCTGCACAACAACTCCATGATCTGCGACTGCTCCATGTACAGCGTGCTGTGGCGCTGGGACGCGTGGGGCTACGACGCGCTGAGGGACTTCAGGGAGCAGCACGTGTGCTCCATCGCCGGGGACCCGCGGGCCTCCAtccgcctcctgcagcagcctcgCTACTTCAACAACTGCACCGTGGAGAGGGCGTCGGCTCAGCCGGTGGCCGTGCTCCTGTCCAACGTGCACGTTTCCGAGGGCAgccggctgctgctggactgcCCCACGCCTCTGAGCGGCGCCGACCTGTCCTTCTCGTGGCTCTCGCCCCGGCTGGGCCCCGTCTCTGCGGCGGAGCCGCTGCTCCACCTGTTCGCTAACGGCACGCTGGAGATCCGGGAGGCGGCGGTGAACGACTCGGGGCTGTACGTGTGCACGGCGGTGGATGCCGGGCAGTCCCTGAACGCCACCCGGGAGGTGAACGTGACGGTGGTGCCGGGTGAAGCGGACTCCTTCAGCACCGGCTACACCACGCTGCTCGGCTGCTTGGTGACCATGCTGCTCATCCTCATGTACCTGTACCTGACCCCGTGCCGCTGCGGCTGCTGTAAACAGCCCAAGCCGCCGTTCATCCCCATCGTGACCTATGACCCCGGCGCCTTCCCCTACTCGGCGAGCGAGCCGCCCAAAAGCCAAAGCAGCAAGCATGTAGCATTCATGGAGCCGATGACAGGCGACGCGGGAGCGGAGTGGACGCCTGAAAGCTGA